In Melopsittacus undulatus isolate bMelUnd1 chromosome 6, bMelUnd1.mat.Z, whole genome shotgun sequence, the following proteins share a genomic window:
- the IL12A gene encoding interleukin-12 subunit alpha produces MEQRDSAGSSGQAAPRSAAARGCRQRPGPLALVPGLCLALALSDPAWALPTPPAPRHRLVHELIRSRELLAAANASLHRVKELGTLGFECTLEEVDLEDITKNQMNTITACTSEDPVTGNCPVLERSTFDMSKCLQGIHKDLNAYRAELKNFNDQEVLATIDEMMKALKTSSGSAPQPSAGTGLDSFKGRMRLCSILHAFQIRTVTIDRMMNYLTSLESAL; encoded by the exons ATGGAGCAGCGCGACAGCGCAGGCAGCAGCGGGCAGGCAGCGCCGCGCAGCGCCGCGGCGCGGGGTTGCAGGCAGCGGCCAGGGCCCTTGGCGCTGGTGCCCGGGCTCTGCCTGGCGCTGGCCCTGTCAGACCCCGCTTGGGCGCTGCCGACGCCGCCGGCCCCCCGGCACCGCCTCGTCCATGAGCTGATCCGCTcccgggagctgctggcagcagccaaCGCGTCTCTCCACCGGGTGAAG GAGCTTGGCACCCTGGGATTTGAATGTACCCTTGAAGAGGTTGATCTTGAGGATATCACTAAGAATCAAATGAACACAATAACAGCTTGCACATCTGAGGATCCAGTG ACTGGAAACTGTCCAGTGCTGGAAAGATCTACTTTTGATATG AGTAAATGCCTGCAGGGCATCCATAAGGATCTGAATGCCTacagggcagagctgaagaACTTCAACGATCAGGAGGTGCTGGCAACTATTGATGAAATGATGAAA GCCCTGAAGACCAGTAGTGGGAGTGCACCGCAGCCATCAGCAGGCACAGGGCTCGATTCCTTCAAAGGGAGGATGaggctctgcagcatccttcatGCCTTCCAAATCCGCACAGTCACCATTGACAGGATGATGAACTACCTGACCTCTCTGGAGAGCGCGCTGTAA
- the LOC101873939 gene encoding caspase recruitment domain-containing protein 8-like isoform X2 — protein MPTCVEVQDRSDRSAHVFPILSSSGAESVSSDEKDMVPGGAEGESSTEEHSEGEDSSEHNSSSTSEEESDAEESDGRKSDEEQEKESLPCCNDSEVNCLPPCEHCRNENGQKEQVTPRRLAGGQYIMHLDTEGTYQCSLTGLIFEVMKAAKITYSLLSWSKYANLVEKPWIVGGPLFDVRCDSATALTSIQFPHSLCLGDHGTGMAFKVLHIKGEGAAIEPSADYSASHVKWLVSSLSPVGPLIQSQEPVQYHGAVILYKVVDEHPSLSFRVYVATNNDSFIKDISRAVKHSNKKFIKIDKPPVCQKLLQKGKRYRLVCEPEAEVTPEEIEFVDGSLLKLKSYIEVYLEKPDDFTLSLVELESDATVWKAKLRESDWIHYDQNKNEQKRSAVSVKKRKPALSILDEDSISSKKQRTGNKAGGVETRNLTDQQLMVIAKLFGRQWREIAIECLQMEMKDIEQIQATEEEVNMQKFLLLSKWRDREQGNGTAEALYKSLHEKASYEILQALEGFSAQC, from the exons ATGCCCACTTGTGTGGAAGTGCAGGACAGATCTGACAGATCTGCTCATGTATTTCCTATTTTGTCTTCCAGCGGAGCCGAGTCCGTCTCTTCAGATGAAAAAG acaTGGTGCCTGGTGGTGCAGAGGGAGAGAGCTCCACCGAGGAGCACTCAGAAG GAGAGGACAGTTCAGAACACAACTCTAGCAGTACCTCGGAAGAGGAATCAG ATGCAGAGGAGTCGGATGGAAGAAAGTCGG ATGAAGAACAGGAGAAGGAATCACTACCTTGCTGCAATGACTCAG AAGTGAACTGCCTGCCACCCTGTgagcactgcagaaatgaaaat GGACAGAAGGAGCAAGTGACCCCTAGGAGACTTGCTGGAGGGCAATATAT AATGCATCTGGACACAGAGGGGACTTACCAGTGCAGCCTCACAGGCTTGATTTTTGAGGTAATGAAGGCCGCCAAAATCACATACTCCCTCTTATCCTGGAGCAAATATGCCAACCTTGTGGAAAAGCCATGGATTGTGGGCGGCCCCCTCTTCGACGTTCGCTGTGACTCGGCCACTGCTCTTACTTCCATCCAGTTTCCCCATTCTCTCTGCCTTGGTG ATCATGGCACTGGTATGGCCTTCAAGGTTTTGCACATCAAAGGCGAGGGTGCAGCTATCGAGCCCTCAGCTGACTACTCAGCCTCGCATGTGAAGTGGCTGGTGAGCTCCCTCTCACCGGTGGGACCTCTCATTCAGAGCCAGGAGCCGGTGCAGTACCATGGCGCTGTCATCCTCTACAAAGTTGTTGACGAGCATCCCTCCTTATCCTTTCGTGTCTACGTGGCTACAAACAATGACTCCTTCATAAAG gaTATCTCAAGAGCTGTAAAACATTCAAATAAGAAATTCATTAAAATTGACAAGCCACCTGTATGCCAAAAATTACTACAGAAGGGAAAGAGGTATAGATTAGTTTGTGAGCCAGAAGCTGAAGTAACTCCAGAG GAAATTGAATTTGTTGATGGATCTCTcttgaaattaaaaagttaCATTGAAGTCTATTTGGAGAAACCTGATGACTTTACCTTGTCTTTGGTTGAGCTGGAGTCTGATGCGACCGTATGGAAAGCAAAACTCAGAGAGA GTGACTGGATACATTACgatcaaaacaaaaatgagcAGAAAAGAAGTGCAGTAA GTGTCAAAAAACGGAAACCAGCCCTCAGCATTTTGGATGAAGATTCGATAAGTAGCAAAAAGCAGAGGACTGGCAATAAAGCAG GTGGAGTTGAAACAAGAAACTTAACTGACCAGCAGCTGATGGTGATTGCAAAATTGTTTGGTAGGCAGTGGAGAGAAATTGCCATTGAGTGTCTTCAGATGGAAATGAAAGATATTGAGCAGATCCAGGCAACAGAAGAAGAAGTGAATATGCAAAAATTTCTGCTGTTAAGTAAGTGGAGAGACAGAGAACAAGGCAATGGAACTGCTGAAGCTTTGTACAAAAGTCTCCATGAAAAAGCATCCTATGAGATACTGCAAGCACTAGAAG GTTTCTCGGCTCAATGCTGA
- the LOC101873939 gene encoding caspase recruitment domain-containing protein 8-like isoform X3: MSRRGQEPGSGAESVSSDEKDMVPGGAEGESSTEEHSEGEDSSEHNSSSTSEEESDAEESDGRKSDEEQEKESLPCCNDSEVNCLPPCEHCRNENGQKEQVTPRRLAGGQYIMHLDTEGTYQCSLTGLIFEVMKAAKITYSLLSWSKYANLVEKPWIVGGPLFDVRCDSATALTSIQFPHSLCLGDHGTGMAFKVLHIKGEGAAIEPSADYSASHVKWLVSSLSPVGPLIQSQEPVQYHGAVILYKVVDEHPSLSFRVYVATNNDSFIKDISRAVKHSNKKFIKIDKPPVCQKLLQKGKRYRLVCEPEAEVTPEEIEFVDGSLLKLKSYIEVYLEKPDDFTLSLVELESDATVWKAKLRESDWIHYDQNKNEQKRSAVSVKKRKPALSILDEDSISSKKQRTGNKAGGVETRNLTDQQLMVIAKLFGRQWREIAIECLQMEMKDIEQIQATEEEVNMQKFLLLSKWRDREQGNGTAEALYKSLHEKASYEILQALEGFSAQC, from the exons ATGTCCCGCCGCGGGCAGGAGCCCGGCAG CGGAGCCGAGTCCGTCTCTTCAGATGAAAAAG acaTGGTGCCTGGTGGTGCAGAGGGAGAGAGCTCCACCGAGGAGCACTCAGAAG GAGAGGACAGTTCAGAACACAACTCTAGCAGTACCTCGGAAGAGGAATCAG ATGCAGAGGAGTCGGATGGAAGAAAGTCGG ATGAAGAACAGGAGAAGGAATCACTACCTTGCTGCAATGACTCAG AAGTGAACTGCCTGCCACCCTGTgagcactgcagaaatgaaaat GGACAGAAGGAGCAAGTGACCCCTAGGAGACTTGCTGGAGGGCAATATAT AATGCATCTGGACACAGAGGGGACTTACCAGTGCAGCCTCACAGGCTTGATTTTTGAGGTAATGAAGGCCGCCAAAATCACATACTCCCTCTTATCCTGGAGCAAATATGCCAACCTTGTGGAAAAGCCATGGATTGTGGGCGGCCCCCTCTTCGACGTTCGCTGTGACTCGGCCACTGCTCTTACTTCCATCCAGTTTCCCCATTCTCTCTGCCTTGGTG ATCATGGCACTGGTATGGCCTTCAAGGTTTTGCACATCAAAGGCGAGGGTGCAGCTATCGAGCCCTCAGCTGACTACTCAGCCTCGCATGTGAAGTGGCTGGTGAGCTCCCTCTCACCGGTGGGACCTCTCATTCAGAGCCAGGAGCCGGTGCAGTACCATGGCGCTGTCATCCTCTACAAAGTTGTTGACGAGCATCCCTCCTTATCCTTTCGTGTCTACGTGGCTACAAACAATGACTCCTTCATAAAG gaTATCTCAAGAGCTGTAAAACATTCAAATAAGAAATTCATTAAAATTGACAAGCCACCTGTATGCCAAAAATTACTACAGAAGGGAAAGAGGTATAGATTAGTTTGTGAGCCAGAAGCTGAAGTAACTCCAGAG GAAATTGAATTTGTTGATGGATCTCTcttgaaattaaaaagttaCATTGAAGTCTATTTGGAGAAACCTGATGACTTTACCTTGTCTTTGGTTGAGCTGGAGTCTGATGCGACCGTATGGAAAGCAAAACTCAGAGAGA GTGACTGGATACATTACgatcaaaacaaaaatgagcAGAAAAGAAGTGCAGTAA GTGTCAAAAAACGGAAACCAGCCCTCAGCATTTTGGATGAAGATTCGATAAGTAGCAAAAAGCAGAGGACTGGCAATAAAGCAG GTGGAGTTGAAACAAGAAACTTAACTGACCAGCAGCTGATGGTGATTGCAAAATTGTTTGGTAGGCAGTGGAGAGAAATTGCCATTGAGTGTCTTCAGATGGAAATGAAAGATATTGAGCAGATCCAGGCAACAGAAGAAGAAGTGAATATGCAAAAATTTCTGCTGTTAAGTAAGTGGAGAGACAGAGAACAAGGCAATGGAACTGCTGAAGCTTTGTACAAAAGTCTCCATGAAAAAGCATCCTATGAGATACTGCAAGCACTAGAAG GTTTCTCGGCTCAATGCTGA
- the LOC101873939 gene encoding caspase recruitment domain-containing protein 8-like isoform X1 has translation MLWCTSAAPAAHWQGRGAEMFACATEVKESWMSPASLCGAESVSSDEKDMVPGGAEGESSTEEHSEGEDSSEHNSSSTSEEESDAEESDGRKSDEEQEKESLPCCNDSEVNCLPPCEHCRNENGQKEQVTPRRLAGGQYIMHLDTEGTYQCSLTGLIFEVMKAAKITYSLLSWSKYANLVEKPWIVGGPLFDVRCDSATALTSIQFPHSLCLGDHGTGMAFKVLHIKGEGAAIEPSADYSASHVKWLVSSLSPVGPLIQSQEPVQYHGAVILYKVVDEHPSLSFRVYVATNNDSFIKDISRAVKHSNKKFIKIDKPPVCQKLLQKGKRYRLVCEPEAEVTPEEIEFVDGSLLKLKSYIEVYLEKPDDFTLSLVELESDATVWKAKLRESDWIHYDQNKNEQKRSAVSVKKRKPALSILDEDSISSKKQRTGNKAGGVETRNLTDQQLMVIAKLFGRQWREIAIECLQMEMKDIEQIQATEEEVNMQKFLLLSKWRDREQGNGTAEALYKSLHEKASYEILQALEGFSAQC, from the exons ATGCTCTGGTGTACAtctgctgccccagctgccCACTGGCAGGGCAGAGGGGCTGAGATGTTTGCTTGTGCCACTGAAGTGAAGGAGAGCTGGATGTCACCTGCTAGTTTATG CGGAGCCGAGTCCGTCTCTTCAGATGAAAAAG acaTGGTGCCTGGTGGTGCAGAGGGAGAGAGCTCCACCGAGGAGCACTCAGAAG GAGAGGACAGTTCAGAACACAACTCTAGCAGTACCTCGGAAGAGGAATCAG ATGCAGAGGAGTCGGATGGAAGAAAGTCGG ATGAAGAACAGGAGAAGGAATCACTACCTTGCTGCAATGACTCAG AAGTGAACTGCCTGCCACCCTGTgagcactgcagaaatgaaaat GGACAGAAGGAGCAAGTGACCCCTAGGAGACTTGCTGGAGGGCAATATAT AATGCATCTGGACACAGAGGGGACTTACCAGTGCAGCCTCACAGGCTTGATTTTTGAGGTAATGAAGGCCGCCAAAATCACATACTCCCTCTTATCCTGGAGCAAATATGCCAACCTTGTGGAAAAGCCATGGATTGTGGGCGGCCCCCTCTTCGACGTTCGCTGTGACTCGGCCACTGCTCTTACTTCCATCCAGTTTCCCCATTCTCTCTGCCTTGGTG ATCATGGCACTGGTATGGCCTTCAAGGTTTTGCACATCAAAGGCGAGGGTGCAGCTATCGAGCCCTCAGCTGACTACTCAGCCTCGCATGTGAAGTGGCTGGTGAGCTCCCTCTCACCGGTGGGACCTCTCATTCAGAGCCAGGAGCCGGTGCAGTACCATGGCGCTGTCATCCTCTACAAAGTTGTTGACGAGCATCCCTCCTTATCCTTTCGTGTCTACGTGGCTACAAACAATGACTCCTTCATAAAG gaTATCTCAAGAGCTGTAAAACATTCAAATAAGAAATTCATTAAAATTGACAAGCCACCTGTATGCCAAAAATTACTACAGAAGGGAAAGAGGTATAGATTAGTTTGTGAGCCAGAAGCTGAAGTAACTCCAGAG GAAATTGAATTTGTTGATGGATCTCTcttgaaattaaaaagttaCATTGAAGTCTATTTGGAGAAACCTGATGACTTTACCTTGTCTTTGGTTGAGCTGGAGTCTGATGCGACCGTATGGAAAGCAAAACTCAGAGAGA GTGACTGGATACATTACgatcaaaacaaaaatgagcAGAAAAGAAGTGCAGTAA GTGTCAAAAAACGGAAACCAGCCCTCAGCATTTTGGATGAAGATTCGATAAGTAGCAAAAAGCAGAGGACTGGCAATAAAGCAG GTGGAGTTGAAACAAGAAACTTAACTGACCAGCAGCTGATGGTGATTGCAAAATTGTTTGGTAGGCAGTGGAGAGAAATTGCCATTGAGTGTCTTCAGATGGAAATGAAAGATATTGAGCAGATCCAGGCAACAGAAGAAGAAGTGAATATGCAAAAATTTCTGCTGTTAAGTAAGTGGAGAGACAGAGAACAAGGCAATGGAACTGCTGAAGCTTTGTACAAAAGTCTCCATGAAAAAGCATCCTATGAGATACTGCAAGCACTAGAAG GTTTCTCGGCTCAATGCTGA